A window of Alphaproteobacteria bacterium contains these coding sequences:
- a CDS encoding Lrp/AsnC family transcriptional regulator: protein MDNTDKKILKILQNNARTTNADIAKELKMAPSASLERLRKLENPKEGSIIEGYQAIINPKSINLELLAFITVKTGSANWTDDIGNKLAKIANIEEIHEILGEDSYLVKIRTKDINELSSILKREIANIDGIIQTSTVMVTNSVKKNSGLKIDCD, encoded by the coding sequence ATGGATAATACAGATAAAAAAATACTAAAAATATTACAAAATAACGCGCGCACAACAAACGCAGATATAGCCAAAGAACTTAAAATGGCACCATCAGCAAGCTTAGAACGCTTAAGAAAGTTGGAAAATCCAAAAGAAGGTTCTATCATTGAGGGTTATCAGGCAATAATAAATCCAAAATCAATAAATCTAGAACTACTAGCTTTTATCACGGTTAAAACTGGAAGTGCAAATTGGACTGATGATATAGGAAATAAGTTAGCCAAAATTGCCAATATTGAAGAAATACATGAGATTTTAGGTGAGGACTCTTATTTAGTAAAAATTCGCACCAAAGACATTAATGAATTATCTAGCATTCTTAAAAGAGAGATCGCTAATATTGATGGAATAATACAAACCAGCACCGTTATGGTGACTAATTCTGTAAAGAAAAACTCTGGCTTAAAAATAGATTGCGACTAA
- the ffh gene encoding signal recognition particle protein, translating to MFNSLTKNISKSFDNFRNKRVIRAEDIEETIKNIRMSLLEADVNIEVVKEFCQNISSKAIGAEVVKSVNPADQFVKIVQDEITAILSSGNNEIDLSAKQAVIMMVGLQGSGKTTSAAKLAKYLTDKKKQKILVASTDIYRPAAREQLEIMAQKAGVDSLEIIAKEKPEKILKRALKHQKKYDYDVLIIDTAGRLSIDKELIKELKTLKKICNPVETILVADSLTGQDAVNTAQNFNDEVALTAIALTRVDGDQRGGAALSMKYSVNAPIKFIGVGERIEDFELFQADRVASRILDMGDIVSLVEKAQEVIAEEDIKDVEHKFKQGTLDLNDLLKQIRNMKKMGGFNSVLSLIPGAGKIKEAMSNANLDDKEIVRQEAIILSMTMHERQNPDKLNTSRKRRIASGSGTSVQLVNRLLKKFKEMQKMMKKMRGMNPNDLMGMMNQ from the coding sequence ATGTTTAATTCTTTAACAAAAAATATTTCTAAATCTTTTGATAATTTTCGTAATAAGCGTGTAATTAGAGCTGAAGATATAGAAGAGACTATTAAAAATATTCGTATGTCGCTGTTAGAGGCGGATGTAAATATTGAAGTAGTGAAAGAATTTTGCCAGAATATATCTAGCAAAGCAATTGGGGCTGAAGTAGTAAAATCAGTTAATCCAGCTGATCAATTTGTTAAAATTGTACAAGATGAGATTACCGCAATTTTATCTTCTGGTAATAATGAGATTGATTTGTCGGCAAAACAAGCTGTAATAATGATGGTAGGCTTGCAAGGTTCAGGAAAAACGACCTCTGCTGCTAAATTAGCTAAATATTTAACTGATAAGAAAAAGCAAAAAATATTAGTAGCATCAACAGATATATATCGTCCGGCGGCAAGAGAGCAGCTTGAAATTATGGCGCAAAAAGCAGGAGTTGATTCTCTTGAAATTATTGCTAAGGAAAAGCCAGAGAAAATATTAAAAAGAGCTTTAAAACATCAGAAAAAATATGATTATGATGTACTAATTATAGATACAGCAGGCCGCTTATCTATAGATAAGGAATTAATAAAAGAGTTAAAAACATTAAAGAAAATATGTAATCCTGTAGAGACAATCTTAGTTGCAGATTCATTAACTGGTCAAGACGCAGTAAACACGGCGCAAAATTTTAATGACGAAGTAGCTTTAACCGCAATAGCCTTAACTAGAGTGGATGGTGATCAAAGAGGTGGTGCGGCGCTTTCAATGAAATATTCCGTAAATGCACCAATCAAATTTATTGGAGTTGGAGAGCGAATAGAAGATTTTGAATTGTTCCAAGCGGACAGAGTTGCTTCGCGTATATTAGATATGGGAGATATAGTGTCTTTAGTTGAAAAGGCGCAGGAAGTTATTGCGGAAGAAGATATTAAAGATGTCGAACATAAATTCAAGCAAGGCACATTGGATTTGAATGATTTGTTAAAACAAATCAGGAATATGAAAAAAATGGGTGGTTTTAATAGTGTATTAAGCCTTATACCTGGCGCTGGTAAAATTAAAGAAGCTATGTCTAATGCCAACTTAGATGATAAAGAAATAGTAAGGCAAGAAGCGATTATTTTATCCATGACAATGCATGAAAGGCAAAATCCTGACAAGCTAAATACTTCAAGGAAAAGAAGAATAGCATCAGGTTCTGGTACTTCTGTTCAATTGGTAAATAGGTTGTTAAAGAAGTTTAAGGAAATGCAAAAAATGATGAAAAAAATGAGAGGCATGAACCCAAACGACCTAATGGGCATGATGAATCAATAG
- a CDS encoding adenylosuccinate lyase, translating to MIPRYSRKEMTQIWEPENKYKIWFEIEAHACDALAKLGVIPEEAAKEIWEKGNFDVDKIDEIEKVTKHDVIAFLTNLAEYIGPNSRFVHQGMTSSDVLDTCLSVQLNQAADLLIKDLEELLQVLEAKAKEHKYTVCMGRSHGIHAEPITFGLKIASFYAEFARNLDRLKLAKKDVATCAISGAVGTFANIDPFVQEYVAEKLDLTSEPISTQVIPRDRHANFFATLGVVASSIERLSVEVRHLQRTEMLEAEEFFSKGQKGSSAMPHKRNPILSENLTGLARIVRGYVVPAMENVALWHERDISHSSVERMIGPDATVTLDFALVRLTKMMKELVVYPENMEKNLNLLNGLIFSQRVLLELTQAGISREDAYSIVQRNAMKVWQERKDFKQLLQQDSEVTEKISESKIEELFDLDYHTKNIDKIFANVFNQN from the coding sequence ATGATTCCAAGATATTCAAGAAAAGAAATGACCCAAATATGGGAGCCAGAAAACAAGTATAAAATTTGGTTTGAAATAGAAGCGCATGCTTGTGATGCTTTAGCAAAATTGGGGGTGATACCAGAAGAGGCCGCAAAAGAGATTTGGGAAAAAGGAAATTTCGATGTAGATAAGATTGATGAGATAGAAAAAGTTACCAAACATGATGTGATTGCTTTTTTAACTAATCTTGCAGAATATATAGGGCCTAACTCTCGCTTTGTGCACCAAGGAATGACCTCTTCAGATGTTCTAGATACATGTCTTTCAGTGCAGTTAAATCAGGCTGCAGATCTTTTGATCAAAGATTTGGAAGAGTTGTTGCAAGTTCTAGAAGCAAAAGCTAAAGAACATAAATACACAGTTTGCATGGGAAGAAGTCATGGTATTCATGCAGAACCAATTACTTTTGGTTTGAAAATAGCAAGTTTCTATGCAGAGTTTGCAAGAAATCTTGATAGATTGAAATTAGCAAAAAAAGATGTGGCTACTTGTGCAATTAGTGGTGCAGTTGGGACATTTGCCAACATAGATCCTTTTGTACAGGAATATGTGGCAGAAAAGTTAGATCTTACTTCAGAGCCAATTTCTACACAAGTAATTCCTAGAGATCGACACGCAAATTTTTTCGCAACATTAGGTGTGGTTGCATCTTCTATAGAGAGGTTATCTGTAGAAGTAAGGCATTTGCAAAGAACAGAGATGCTAGAAGCTGAAGAGTTCTTTTCTAAAGGTCAAAAGGGTAGTTCTGCTATGCCACATAAGAGAAATCCAATATTAAGTGAAAATCTAACGGGTTTAGCAAGAATAGTTAGGGGTTATGTAGTACCCGCAATGGAAAATGTTGCTTTATGGCACGAACGAGATATTTCTCATTCTTCAGTAGAAAGAATGATAGGACCAGATGCTACCGTAACATTAGATTTTGCTCTGGTTAGATTAACTAAAATGATGAAAGAGCTAGTAGTTTATCCAGAGAATATGGAAAAAAACTTAAATTTACTTAATGGCCTGATATTTTCGCAAAGAGTGTTACTAGAGCTAACTCAAGCTGGTATTTCGCGAGAGGATGCATACAGCATTGTACAAAGAAATGCGATGAAAGTATGGCAAGAAAGAAAAGATTTTAAGCAATTATTACAACAAGATAGTGAAGTAACAGAAAAAATTTCTGAGAGTAAAATAGAAGAGTTATTTGACCTTGATTATCATACTAAAAATATTGATAAAATATTTGCTAATGTTTTTAACCAAAATTAA
- the lpdA gene encoding dihydrolipoyl dehydrogenase: MSKEFDLVVIGGGPGGYVAAIRAAQLGMKVACVEKRKTLGGTCLNVGCIPSKALLEFSHHYQEANEHFADYGIEISKPKVNLAKMMAQKEEVVKGLTGGIAMLFKKNKVEHINALGTVLSSSEVALHYDKGKADKIAAKKILIATGSKVVEINGIEIDEKRIVSSTGALSLSEIPKKMILIGGGIIGLELGSVWSRLGAEVEVIEYMDAICPSMDKDLSKAFQKTLAKQGLKFKLKTKVVSAKTKGNKVEVVIEARDGGKKETLTSDVVLVAVGRKPNTESLGIAEIGVKTDDKGCIEVNHKFETSVANIYAIGDVIKGPMLAHKAEEEGVVCAEMMAGQSGHIDYNLVPSVVYTYPEVAWVGKTEAELKAGKVAYNVGKFTMMANSRARATMSSEGFVKILACKETDKVLGCHIISREAGNLVHEAAIAMEFGGSAEDIARTCHAHPTLNEALKEAALAVDKRAIHS, encoded by the coding sequence ATGAGCAAAGAATTTGATTTAGTAGTAATTGGTGGTGGCCCTGGTGGTTATGTAGCAGCAATTAGAGCGGCACAATTAGGTATGAAGGTTGCTTGTGTAGAAAAACGCAAGACTTTGGGAGGTACTTGTTTAAATGTTGGTTGTATACCATCAAAAGCATTGTTAGAATTTTCACATCATTACCAAGAAGCTAATGAGCATTTTGCTGATTATGGTATAGAGATTTCTAAGCCGAAGGTAAATTTAGCGAAAATGATGGCGCAAAAAGAAGAGGTGGTTAAAGGTTTAACCGGCGGAATTGCGATGTTATTTAAAAAAAATAAAGTAGAGCATATTAATGCTTTGGGTACAGTTTTAAGCTCAAGTGAAGTAGCTCTTCACTATGATAAGGGCAAGGCGGATAAAATAGCTGCTAAGAAAATTTTAATAGCAACTGGCTCTAAAGTTGTTGAAATTAACGGAATTGAAATAGACGAAAAAAGAATTGTATCTTCTACAGGCGCTTTGTCACTTAGTGAAATTCCTAAAAAAATGATATTAATTGGTGGCGGTATAATAGGGCTTGAATTAGGTTCAGTTTGGTCAAGATTAGGCGCTGAAGTTGAAGTGATTGAATATATGGATGCAATTTGCCCTTCTATGGACAAAGATCTTTCCAAAGCATTTCAAAAGACCTTAGCTAAGCAAGGATTGAAATTTAAATTAAAAACAAAAGTAGTTAGTGCCAAAACTAAAGGAAATAAAGTAGAAGTAGTTATTGAAGCAAGAGATGGTGGTAAAAAAGAAACTTTAACTTCTGATGTGGTTTTAGTGGCAGTAGGAAGAAAGCCAAATACAGAAAGTCTGGGTATTGCAGAAATAGGAGTTAAAACTGACGATAAAGGTTGTATAGAAGTTAATCACAAATTTGAAACATCAGTAGCAAATATCTATGCTATTGGCGATGTGATTAAGGGGCCTATGCTAGCTCACAAAGCAGAAGAGGAAGGTGTTGTTTGTGCCGAAATGATGGCTGGGCAATCAGGCCACATAGATTATAATTTAGTGCCCTCTGTTGTTTATACTTATCCAGAAGTCGCTTGGGTTGGCAAAACCGAAGCTGAGCTTAAAGCTGGTAAAGTAGCATATAATGTGGGAAAATTTACTATGATGGCAAATTCTAGAGCTAGGGCTACTATGTCTAGTGAAGGTTTTGTAAAAATTTTAGCCTGTAAAGAAACAGATAAGGTATTAGGTTGTCATATTATTTCTCGAGAAGCTGGAAATTTAGTACATGAAGCTGCCATAGCCATGGAATTTGGCGGAAGTGCCGAGGATATAGCTAGAACATGCCACGCACACCCAACTTTAAATGAGGCTCTTAAAGAGGCTGCTTTAGCTGTAGATAAAAGAGCGATTCATAGTTAG
- the odhB gene encoding 2-oxoglutarate dehydrogenase complex dihydrolipoyllysine-residue succinyltransferase, with amino-acid sequence MAHKEIIVPQLGESVSEATIATWHKSAGEAVVTDELLVELETDKVTLEVNAPASGKLAEIKVGEGETVEVGSLIGLIEEGAEADATSKNNDGDNGQASIADAASVNQHLSPAPRKIAADNNIDTSNISGSGKGGRITKGDVLNVANNATSTEVKTVTEKPVERVRMSKLRQKIAERLKESQNTAAILSTFNEVDMTEIIALRKEYKDNFLDRHGVKLGFMSLFVKACIEALKSVPAVNAEIDGTDVIYKNFYDIGVAVGTPQGLVVPVLRNADKLSIAGIEQGILDLAIKARDGKLTVADLTGGTFTISNGGVYGSLLSTPIINPPQSGILGMHKMQERPMVVNGEIKIRQMMYLALSYDHRIIDGKEAVTFLVKVKEAIEDPRRLLLGV; translated from the coding sequence ATGGCACATAAAGAAATAATCGTACCTCAATTAGGAGAGTCAGTTAGTGAAGCAACAATTGCAACATGGCATAAATCGGCTGGAGAAGCTGTAGTTACAGACGAGTTGTTAGTAGAGTTAGAAACAGATAAAGTTACTTTAGAAGTTAATGCGCCAGCAAGTGGCAAATTAGCAGAAATTAAAGTGGGAGAGGGTGAAACTGTTGAGGTTGGCAGTTTAATTGGTTTGATCGAAGAGGGTGCAGAAGCAGATGCAACATCTAAAAATAATGATGGTGATAATGGGCAAGCATCTATAGCAGATGCAGCCAGCGTTAATCAGCATCTATCACCAGCGCCAAGAAAAATAGCAGCGGATAATAATATAGATACTAGCAATATATCAGGCTCTGGTAAGGGTGGTCGTATCACTAAAGGAGATGTGCTCAATGTAGCAAATAATGCTACTTCTACGGAAGTGAAGACTGTTACAGAAAAGCCCGTTGAAAGAGTCAGGATGTCTAAGTTAAGGCAAAAAATAGCAGAGCGTCTTAAAGAGTCACAAAATACGGCAGCTATTTTATCTACTTTTAATGAAGTTGATATGACCGAAATTATAGCTTTGCGTAAAGAATATAAAGATAATTTTCTAGATAGGCATGGAGTAAAATTAGGCTTTATGTCCTTATTTGTAAAAGCTTGTATTGAAGCCTTAAAATCCGTTCCTGCGGTGAATGCTGAAATTGATGGAACAGATGTAATCTATAAAAATTTCTATGATATAGGAGTGGCTGTAGGTACTCCGCAAGGTCTAGTTGTACCAGTGCTTAGAAACGCAGATAAATTATCAATTGCAGGTATAGAGCAGGGAATATTAGATTTAGCAATTAAAGCAAGAGACGGCAAATTAACAGTTGCTGACCTAACTGGTGGTACTTTCACTATATCAAATGGAGGTGTGTATGGTTCATTATTATCCACGCCAATAATTAATCCTCCACAATCAGGAATTTTGGGCATGCACAAAATGCAGGAGCGTCCAATGGTAGTAAATGGTGAAATAAAAATTAGACAAATGATGTATTTAGCGCTGTCATATGATCACAGAATTATTGATGGTAAGGAAGCAGTAACATTCTTAGTTAAAGTAAAAGAAGCTATTGAAGACCCAAGAAGATTGTTACTTGGTGTATAA
- a CDS encoding TrbG/VirB9 family P-type conjugative transfer protein, producing MKIIIQLAIFIAFLTNVVAGDLDKHKAVIYPEPLAHNDKIATFVYKPDYIYKYMGTYEYQSHIKLEQGEKASTIAMGNSSGWEIVHNGNRIFLRPLNKYAKTNMTLITNKRMYQFLLDAKNVDSMDDPAVFFETRFVYPDDISSGFKVLNIQADTEIDFSDPSKYNFNYSYNGPEKIAPVKIFDDGQFTYFEFPERNAEIPAIFYVDSDGYEGLVNYRVQGNYIVVERLSDVFTLRHGTDTICVFNDLTAKEK from the coding sequence ATGAAAATAATTATTCAATTAGCCATTTTTATTGCTTTTTTAACCAATGTGGTAGCTGGAGATTTAGATAAGCACAAAGCGGTTATATATCCTGAGCCTTTGGCACATAATGACAAAATAGCAACGTTCGTTTATAAGCCAGATTACATATATAAATATATGGGCACTTATGAATATCAATCACACATAAAGTTAGAGCAAGGTGAAAAAGCTTCTACAATAGCTATGGGCAACAGTAGTGGCTGGGAAATAGTGCATAATGGGAATAGAATTTTTCTGCGACCATTAAATAAATATGCTAAAACAAATATGACCTTAATTACTAATAAAAGAATGTATCAATTTTTATTGGATGCAAAAAATGTGGATTCTATGGATGACCCAGCTGTGTTTTTTGAAACACGCTTTGTTTATCCAGATGATATATCATCTGGTTTTAAGGTTTTGAATATTCAGGCTGATACAGAAATAGATTTTTCTGATCCTAGTAAATATAATTTTAATTATAGTTATAATGGCCCTGAAAAAATAGCACCAGTGAAGATTTTTGATGATGGTCAATTCACATATTTTGAATTCCCAGAAAGAAATGCAGAAATACCCGCTATTTTTTATGTTGATTCAGACGGTTATGAGGGTCTTGTAAATTACAGAGTACAAGGAAATTATATAGTTGTTGAAAGATTATCAGATGTATTCACGCTAAGGCATGGTACTGATACCATTTGTGTATTTAATGATCTGACTGCTAAAGAGAAATAG
- a CDS encoding NADP-dependent isocitrate dehydrogenase, translating into MKHSNHRITVAYGDGIGPEIMDSAVKILQSAEVNLAIDVISVGEEQYRRNFDSGIPPSAFDTIKNNKILLKAPITTPQGKGYKSLNVTLRKTLGLYANIRPVIAYDPYVKCNFPKMNLVIIRENEEDLYSGIEYRLTDENYEALKLISRTGSEKIAKFAFDYALKNKRKKVTCFIKDNIMKLTDGAFHTAYKEVAKNYPELENGQMIIDIATAKLAANPDLFDVIVTENLYGDIISDVAAEISGSVGLCGSANIGDKYAMFEAIHGSAPDIAGQNIANPTGLINATIMLLNHIGHYEKAGLIQNALNFTIEQGMHTADLYADNHSNAKLGTKEFTAEIIKNLGSKPENLAAAKTRYAKQEKSKDIDLTNYSLITKKRQLVGVDVYLDFKRKDFVGFSGKLNELTSTLQLNLQMISHKGLKIWPEFSYEHELSDMLVCRFLAKGEVKETEHQEIISLLDLLNKQGFTFVKTENLYLYDDKLGFSI; encoded by the coding sequence ATGAAACATTCTAATCATAGAATAACAGTAGCATATGGTGATGGTATAGGTCCTGAAATAATGGATTCTGCTGTAAAAATCTTGCAAAGTGCCGAGGTTAATTTGGCAATAGATGTAATATCAGTTGGTGAAGAGCAATATAGAAGAAATTTTGATTCAGGTATTCCACCTAGTGCATTTGATACTATTAAAAATAACAAAATATTATTAAAAGCACCAATTACCACGCCACAAGGCAAAGGTTATAAAAGTTTAAATGTTACCTTAAGAAAGACATTGGGATTATATGCAAATATCAGACCCGTAATTGCTTATGACCCTTATGTGAAATGTAATTTCCCAAAAATGAATCTAGTAATAATTAGGGAAAATGAAGAAGATCTATACTCGGGTATAGAATATCGCCTTACGGATGAAAATTATGAAGCATTAAAATTAATTTCACGCACTGGCTCAGAAAAAATTGCAAAATTTGCCTTTGATTATGCATTAAAAAATAAGCGTAAAAAAGTTACTTGTTTTATTAAAGATAATATCATGAAGCTTACAGATGGTGCTTTTCATACTGCTTATAAAGAAGTTGCTAAAAACTATCCAGAGCTAGAAAATGGACAGATGATTATAGATATAGCAACCGCAAAACTTGCAGCTAATCCAGATTTATTTGATGTAATAGTAACGGAAAATTTATATGGTGATATTATTTCTGATGTAGCCGCTGAAATATCTGGCTCAGTTGGTTTATGTGGTTCTGCAAATATAGGTGATAAATATGCTATGTTTGAAGCAATACATGGTTCTGCTCCAGATATTGCGGGGCAAAATATTGCTAATCCTACAGGTTTAATTAATGCAACAATAATGCTCTTAAATCATATTGGACATTATGAAAAAGCTGGTTTGATCCAGAATGCGTTGAATTTTACGATAGAGCAAGGTATGCATACTGCAGATTTATATGCTGATAACCATAGTAACGCAAAATTAGGCACTAAAGAATTTACAGCTGAAATTATTAAAAATTTGGGTAGTAAACCAGAAAATTTAGCTGCAGCAAAAACAAGATATGCAAAGCAAGAGAAAAGCAAAGATATTGACCTTACAAATTATTCATTAATCACTAAAAAAAGACAATTAGTTGGGGTTGATGTTTATTTAGATTTTAAGCGAAAAGATTTTGTTGGTTTTAGCGGGAAGCTAAATGAATTAACTTCTACTTTGCAACTAAATTTGCAAATGATTTCTCATAAAGGTTTAAAGATTTGGCCAGAATTTAGCTATGAGCATGAATTATCAGACATGCTAGTATGTAGATTTTTAGCTAAAGGGGAAGTGAAAGAAACCGAGCACCAAGAAATTATATCTTTACTAGATTTGTTAAATAAGCAGGGCTTCACTTTTGTAAAAACAGAGAACTTATATTTATATGATGATAAATTAGGGTTTTCTATTTAG
- a CDS encoding phosphatidylserine decarboxylase — MKIKDSLPPIHQEGYIFIICALAFSLLVGAVSSTIAWFFILITIFIVCFFRNPNRIAPNGSNLVISPADGTIDRIEEAHAPEELGEQKNSYKRISIFLSVFNVHVNRNPVSGTVTALHYRKGAFLNAAHDKASEKNERQTCVVKTEQGDEIIFVQIAGLIARRIVCYLNENQTVNAGDEFGIIRFGSRMDVYLPKNAEINVSKGQTMIGGETILAKLKKKPAPKK, encoded by the coding sequence ATGAAAATCAAAGACTCATTACCACCAATTCATCAAGAAGGATATATTTTTATTATTTGCGCTCTAGCATTTTCTTTATTAGTAGGTGCTGTATCATCCACTATAGCTTGGTTTTTTATCTTAATTACAATTTTTATTGTCTGCTTTTTTAGAAATCCAAATAGAATTGCACCAAATGGTTCAAACTTAGTTATAAGCCCTGCTGATGGAACCATTGATAGAATAGAAGAAGCGCATGCTCCTGAAGAGCTTGGTGAGCAAAAAAATAGCTATAAAAGAATTAGTATTTTCTTAAGTGTTTTTAATGTGCATGTGAATAGAAATCCAGTAAGTGGAACCGTTACAGCTTTACATTATCGTAAAGGCGCATTTTTAAATGCAGCTCATGATAAGGCTAGCGAAAAAAATGAACGACAAACATGCGTAGTTAAGACTGAGCAAGGTGATGAAATTATTTTCGTGCAAATTGCCGGATTAATAGCCCGTAGAATTGTGTGCTACCTCAACGAAAACCAAACCGTTAATGCTGGTGATGAATTTGGCATAATAAGATTTGGTTCAAGAATGGATGTTTACCTGCCTAAAAATGCAGAAATCAATGTAAGTAAAGGTCAAACTATGATTGGTGGTGAAACTATTTTAGCAAAATTAAAGAAAAAACCGGCCCCTAAAAAATAA
- the pssA gene encoding CDP-diacylglycerol--serine O-phosphatidyltransferase yields MNNKKLPLIYIFPNLVTVISLCFGMSAIRYGLDERWELAVGLLVASAFLDGMDGRLARMLNASSKFGAELDSLADFINFGVAPALILYSWGLNNFPLKGFGWAIALTFTICSAFRLARFNSELAIDTDNEKSKNYFIGIPAPCAAGLAIVPIMLSFELKIFFFQEQPIFLALYLLFIAFMMASLTPTISVKHLQINNRFLLPTLFLCTIFIVLLIIKPWLTLPILGFIYLSIIPISIFKYYK; encoded by the coding sequence ATGAATAATAAAAAGTTACCTTTAATCTATATTTTTCCAAATTTAGTTACGGTAATTAGTCTTTGTTTTGGCATGAGCGCTATTCGCTATGGTTTAGACGAGAGATGGGAATTGGCTGTAGGTTTGTTAGTAGCATCTGCTTTTTTAGATGGCATGGATGGTAGATTAGCAAGAATGCTAAATGCTAGCTCTAAATTTGGAGCTGAGCTTGACTCACTTGCCGATTTTATAAATTTTGGTGTGGCACCTGCTCTTATTTTATATTCATGGGGTTTAAATAATTTCCCCCTTAAAGGCTTTGGCTGGGCTATAGCTCTTACCTTTACAATTTGCAGTGCCTTTAGGCTTGCTCGTTTTAACTCAGAATTAGCTATTGATACTGACAATGAAAAAAGCAAAAATTATTTTATTGGCATTCCCGCTCCATGTGCCGCTGGGCTTGCTATAGTTCCTATTATGCTTTCTTTTGAATTAAAAATATTCTTTTTTCAAGAGCAACCAATATTTTTGGCACTCTACCTGCTTTTTATTGCTTTCATGATGGCTAGCCTAACTCCCACTATATCAGTAAAGCATCTACAGATTAATAATAGGTTTCTATTACCCACACTATTTCTTTGCACCATTTTTATTGTTTTGCTAATTATCAAGCCATGGCTAACGCTGCCTATTCTAGGCTTTATTTATCTTAGTATTATTCCTATCTCAATTTTCAAATATTATAAATAA
- a CDS encoding 3-dehydroquinate dehydratase — MHNILVINGPNLNLLGKREPEIYGRDSLEKINLDLKLMAEKKGFEIFSYQSNSESKIIDILQEAYLSKKYCAIIINAAAYTHTSIAIYDILKLFQIPIMEVHLSDPNKREEFRHFSYISLVATEIFKGMGNQGYFLALEHIINSVKNG; from the coding sequence ATGCATAATATCTTAGTAATTAACGGCCCAAACTTAAATTTACTAGGCAAAAGAGAACCCGAAATTTATGGGCGTGACAGCCTGGAAAAAATAAATCTAGATTTAAAATTAATGGCCGAGAAAAAAGGCTTTGAAATTTTCTCTTACCAATCTAATTCGGAGAGTAAAATTATCGATATCTTACAGGAGGCTTACTTAAGTAAAAAATACTGCGCTATTATTATAAACGCTGCAGCATACACACACACCTCTATTGCTATTTATGATATACTTAAATTATTTCAAATACCAATTATGGAAGTTCATTTATCTGATCCAAATAAAAGAGAAGAATTCCGGCATTTTTCATATATTTCTCTCGTTGCCACTGAAATTTTTAAAGGCATGGGCAATCAAGGATATTTTTTGGCGTTAGAACATATTATTAATAGTGTAAAAAATGGATGA